In Antechinus flavipes isolate AdamAnt ecotype Samford, QLD, Australia chromosome 3, AdamAnt_v2, whole genome shotgun sequence, a genomic segment contains:
- the MANEAL gene encoding glycoprotein endo-alpha-1,2-mannosidase-like protein, translating to MARRRRRACIALFLVLLFAFGTLMGLRTLKAPDGLPELAPGLELGPFERRAPMPAGPPAAEAEAARVPQPPPPAPPRTAAGPSPAPAPVPAPGSGPPVYSDLHVFYYSWYGSPRGREGRYVHWDHVMVPHWDPKVSASYPKGRHSPPDDLGSSFYPELGPYSSRDPEVLREHMNQLKAAAIGVLVLSWYPPGMADDNGEPSDDLVPAILDTAHQYSIKVAFHIQPYKGRDDRTLHDNVKYIIDTYGSHGAFYRYKNSMGRSLPLFYIYDSYLTPPEAWAHLLTPSGSHSIRNTPYDGVFIALLVEEAHKRDILSAGFDGMYTYFASNGFSFGSSHQNWKAVKTFCDANNLMFIPSVGPGYIDTSIRPWNNHNTRNRVNGKYYETALQAALTVRPEIVSITSFNEWHEGTQIEKAIPKKTLTRLYLDYLPHQPNLYLQLTRRWAEHFIKEKEQWLM from the exons ATGGCCCGGCGGCGGCGCCGCGCTTGCATCGCGCTCTTCCTCGTTCTGCTCTTTGCTTTTGGCACCCTCATGGGGCTGCGCACACTGAAGGCGCCGGATGGGCTCCCAGAGCTCGCCCCAGGATTGGAGCTGGGCCCATTTGAGCGCCGTGCCCCCATGCCCGCTGGACCCCCAGCAGCAGAGGCTGAGGCCGCCCGTGTTCCGCAGCCGCCACCCCCCGCGCCGCCGCGTACAGCTGCGGGCCCGAGCCCGGCCCCGGCCCCTGTTCCTGCTCCGGGATCTGGCCCGCCTGTCTACTCCGACCTGCACGTCTTCTATTATTCGTGGTACGGCAGTCCACGGGGTCGGGAGGGCCGCTATGTGCACTGGGACCACGTTATGGTGCCGCACTGGGACCCTAAAGTGTCTGCCAGCTACCCCAAGGGCCGCCATAGCCCCCCGGATGACCTGGGCTCCAGCTTCTACCCTGAGCTGGGACCCTATAGCTCCAGGGATCCCGAGGTCTTGCGGGAGCATATGAACCAGCTCAAAGCTGCTGCCATCG GGGTCCTGGTCCTGTCCTGGTACCCACCAGGCATGGCTGATGACAATGGGGAACCCTCAGATGATCTGGTACCTGCTATTCTTGACACTGCACATCAATACAGTATCAAG GTGGCCTTTCATATACAACCCTACAAGGGTCGGGATGACCGGACGCTTCATGACAACGTCAAGTACATCATTGATAC GTATGGATCCCATGGAGCATTTTATCGCTACAAAAACAGCATGGGCAGGAGCCTGCCATTGTTCTACATCTATGACTCATACCTTACCCCTCCTGAGGCGTGGGCCCACCTGCTCACCCCCTCGGGATCCCACTCAATCAGAAACACTCCCTATGACGGCGTGTTCATTGCCCTGCTGGTAGAAGAGGCCCACAAGAGGGACATCTTGTCCGCTGGCTTTGATGGCATGTACACTTACTTTGCCTCCAATGGATTCTCCTTTGGCTCTTCCCATCAGAACTGGAAAGCAGTCAAGACTTTCTGCGACGCCAACAATCTGATGTTCATTCCAAGCGTGGGGCCTGGCTACATTGACACTAGCATCAGGCCCTGGAATAACCACAACACCCGGAACCGGGTCAACGGCAAATACTACGAGACGGCGCTGCAGGCCGCCCTCACAGTGAGGCCGGAGATCGTCTCCATCACCTCCTTTAACGAGTGGCACGAAGGGACCCAGATCGAGAAGGCCATCCCCAAGAAGACCCTCACTCGCCTCTACCTGGACTACCTGCCTCACCAGCCTAACTTGTACCTGCAGCTGACTCGGCGCTGGGCTGAGCatttcatcaaagaaaaggaaCAGTGGTTGATGTGA